A portion of the Pan troglodytes isolate AG18354 chromosome 10, NHGRI_mPanTro3-v2.0_pri, whole genome shotgun sequence genome contains these proteins:
- the UQCC6 gene encoding ubiquinol-cytochrome c reductase complex assembly factor 6 — MPAGVPMSTYLKMFAASLLAMCAGAEVVHRYYRPDLTIPEIPPKRGELKTELLGLKERKHKPQVSQQEELK, encoded by the exons ATGCCCGCGGGCGTGCCCATGTCCACCTACCTGAAAATGTTCGCAGCCAGTCTCCTGGCCATGTGCGCAGGGGCAGAAGTGGTGCACAGGTACTACCGACCGGACCTG aCAATACCTGAAATTCCACCAAAGCGTGGAGAACTCAAAACGGAGCTTTTGGGactgaaagaaaggaaacacaaaCCTCAAGTTTCTCAACAGGAGGAACTTAAATAA